One Mucilaginibacter ginkgonis genomic region harbors:
- a CDS encoding sensor histidine kinase yields the protein MNYYQYHRNPVFGKPRYHFTFWAVFIIYEVAVSYSYSGGFAPVVDYVTAYTLNISLFYIHSNLFCRVLTEKAKPIPFIIGLVLIEIMVYLGVKYLLGEAYKISGIENDKSLDNIEGFIRNGTWRAFYFIGLSSAFGFSMVAESLRRKTADLELNALMNEKERLHNELTLLKSQIDPHFLFNSLGLVHNKVAKYSREAGEVVLLLSDMMRYALETPGYDNKVALGDEIQHVRNYIKLNQHRLDKPVYVNFDINGKIDGDRIPPLILLTLVENAFKYGETTDSRQPVRIVLESNSEEIIFKISNHKKLNNSGTGIGQDNMVKRLGKTYGDRFSFKVYDIDNIYAATLTIQKDELLYN from the coding sequence ATGAATTATTATCAATATCACCGAAATCCCGTTTTTGGAAAACCCAGGTATCATTTTACATTTTGGGCGGTTTTTATCATTTATGAGGTAGCGGTTAGTTACTCTTACAGTGGCGGGTTTGCGCCGGTTGTAGATTATGTTACTGCTTATACACTCAATATCTCACTGTTTTACATTCATAGCAATCTGTTCTGTCGTGTCCTTACAGAAAAGGCCAAGCCTATACCATTCATAATCGGCCTTGTACTTATAGAAATAATGGTCTATTTAGGCGTTAAGTATTTGTTAGGCGAGGCGTACAAAATTTCTGGGATTGAAAACGATAAGAGCCTCGACAATATTGAAGGATTTATAAGAAATGGTACATGGCGGGCCTTCTATTTTATTGGCCTAAGTTCTGCATTTGGATTTAGCATGGTAGCTGAGTCGCTCCGTAGAAAAACCGCTGATCTGGAGCTTAACGCACTAATGAACGAAAAAGAACGACTGCATAATGAGTTAACTTTATTAAAATCGCAAATAGACCCGCACTTTTTGTTTAACAGCCTTGGTTTAGTACATAACAAGGTTGCTAAATATTCCAGAGAGGCGGGCGAGGTTGTTTTATTGTTGTCTGATATGATGAGATACGCTCTTGAAACACCCGGATACGATAACAAGGTTGCCCTTGGCGATGAAATACAGCACGTGCGCAACTACATTAAACTGAACCAGCACCGTTTGGACAAACCCGTGTATGTAAATTTTGACATAAACGGCAAGATAGACGGCGACCGCATTCCACCACTTATTTTACTTACTCTTGTAGAAAACGCATTTAAATACGGCGAAACTACTGATTCCCGGCAACCGGTGCGAATTGTGCTTGAAAGTAATTCAGAAGAAATAATATTTAAAATATCAAATCATAAAAAATTAAACAATAGTGGCACGGGTATTGGGCAGGATAACATGGTAAAAAGATTGGGTAAGACCTATGGTGACAGGTTTTCTTTTAAAGTATACGACATAGATAATATTTACGCGGCTACATTAACTATACAAAAGGATGAACTGCTTTATAATTGA
- a CDS encoding LytR/AlgR family response regulator transcription factor, translating into MNCFIIDDEPYSIDTLSSYIQETSSLTLVGSSSSAVDGMSKVLNAGDVDLVFLDVDMPTLSGIEIAKLLPQNISVIFCTAHARYAVKAFDVQAQDFLLKPVSFPRFLQAVNKVMASRHNVHQGNIDFQADALFINPGVKGKFVQITLHNILYIEGLKNYVLIHTNDGKNFITYLTMSEIQRSLTDKGFLRIHKSYIINKSKIVAIEGNTVKIEHDIDLPIGTTYREFFLQEITKFTLQSKRKN; encoded by the coding sequence ATGAACTGCTTTATAATTGATGATGAGCCGTATTCTATTGACACACTAAGCAGCTACATTCAAGAAACGAGCAGCCTTACGCTGGTGGGCAGTTCATCATCGGCAGTAGATGGTATGAGCAAAGTACTGAACGCCGGTGATGTTGACCTTGTCTTCCTTGATGTAGATATGCCAACCCTATCGGGCATTGAGATAGCTAAGCTACTACCACAAAATATATCTGTTATTTTTTGTACCGCGCATGCCCGATACGCAGTTAAAGCTTTTGATGTGCAGGCACAAGACTTTTTGCTGAAACCTGTTTCTTTCCCAAGATTCCTTCAGGCGGTAAACAAAGTCATGGCCAGCCGGCATAATGTACACCAGGGCAACATAGATTTTCAGGCTGATGCCTTATTCATCAACCCGGGTGTGAAAGGCAAGTTTGTACAGATCACTTTGCACAACATACTGTACATAGAAGGGCTTAAAAACTACGTGCTGATACATACTAATGACGGCAAAAATTTCATTACATATCTTACCATGAGCGAAATTCAACGGTCGCTTACCGACAAAGGCTTTTTAAGGATACATAAATCATACATCATCAACAAAAGCAAAATTGTTGCTATTGAAGGCAATACAGTTAAAATAGAGCATGATATTGATTTACCTATCGGTACTACTTACAGGGAATTCTTTTTACAAGAGATCACCAAGTTTACTTTACAGAGCAAACGAAAAAACTAG
- a CDS encoding OmpA family protein codes for MKKILILSLFIVGCSYKLFAQEQLSKQQMVDRMFEREEYAKCLPLYLELAAKSNPQLVALQRVADCYRLINDYRHAEEWYRDVTRYPKANSENIYFYAEALLANNKPKEARDQYIKYYSLTNDTATRVRKLADCDSAIKWAAEKSGYEVKPAERFDSNASDWGLAFYGKDDFAFVSDRGSGSNGIYERTGAGYLQLYRATGNEIKPWLIDVKDNKFFNGSYNIGPIAFTAMGDTAYITVTTTVSKKSLPVHRGNMSGQGLYERRLQLFTAVLKDNIWSDLTPFEYNNVKEYSVGHAALSLDGNTIYFTSDMPGGQGKTDIWFCKKQPDGKWSKPMNCGGIINTKDEEAFPVINAGTLYYSSKGLPGMGGFDIYKAERSGDDWSKSENLKYPVNSTRDDFYFVTRDGLNGYLSSNRDDGRSDDIYSFRFTPPPANPHETGFAPGLVLANIYYDLDKSNIRPDAIIELDKVVAILSRNPQIKVQLSSYTDSRATKDYNVGLSERRSASAQAYLIDHGIEPGRLITASFGENNLVNQCADEVTCTEAQHQLNRRTEITVLK; via the coding sequence ATGAAAAAGATCTTAATCCTATCATTATTTATCGTCGGCTGCTCTTACAAACTGTTTGCGCAGGAGCAGTTGTCCAAACAGCAAATGGTCGACCGTATGTTTGAACGTGAAGAATACGCCAAATGCCTGCCTTTATATCTTGAACTGGCCGCAAAAAGCAACCCGCAACTAGTCGCGTTACAGCGCGTAGCAGATTGCTACAGGTTGATAAATGACTACCGTCACGCCGAAGAGTGGTACCGTGATGTTACCCGCTATCCAAAAGCCAATTCAGAAAACATCTATTTTTACGCGGAAGCCTTGCTGGCCAACAACAAACCAAAAGAAGCAAGGGATCAATACATTAAATACTATTCGCTTACCAATGACACTGCCACACGTGTGCGTAAACTGGCTGATTGTGATTCGGCGATAAAGTGGGCAGCGGAAAAAAGCGGCTATGAGGTAAAGCCTGCAGAGCGATTCGATTCAAACGCGTCCGATTGGGGGTTAGCTTTTTACGGGAAAGATGATTTTGCATTCGTGTCGGACCGTGGCTCAGGCAGTAACGGGATTTACGAACGTACAGGAGCCGGCTATTTGCAGCTTTATAGAGCTACCGGTAATGAAATTAAGCCGTGGCTGATAGATGTAAAAGACAATAAATTCTTTAATGGTAGTTACAACATCGGCCCGATAGCTTTTACAGCAATGGGTGACACAGCTTACATTACGGTAACTACAACGGTTTCAAAAAAAAGCCTTCCTGTACATCGCGGTAACATGAGCGGCCAAGGCCTATATGAGCGCCGCTTGCAATTGTTCACGGCTGTTTTAAAAGATAACATTTGGAGTGATTTAACGCCATTCGAGTATAATAACGTCAAGGAATATTCAGTTGGACATGCGGCTTTATCTTTAGATGGTAACACCATCTATTTTACCAGTGATATGCCTGGTGGACAGGGTAAAACTGATATATGGTTTTGCAAAAAGCAACCTGACGGGAAATGGAGTAAGCCCATGAACTGTGGGGGCATTATCAATACTAAAGATGAAGAGGCGTTTCCGGTAATAAACGCCGGCACGCTTTATTACTCATCTAAAGGGCTGCCGGGCATGGGCGGTTTTGACATTTACAAAGCGGAACGTAGCGGCGATGATTGGTCGAAATCCGAAAATCTAAAATATCCGGTTAATAGCACACGAGACGACTTTTACTTTGTAACCCGAGATGGGTTAAATGGTTATCTGTCATCAAACCGCGATGACGGACGAAGCGATGACATTTACAGCTTTAGATTTACTCCGCCTCCGGCCAATCCACATGAGACGGGCTTTGCGCCGGGTTTGGTACTGGCAAACATTTATTATGATCTCGACAAATCAAATATCCGCCCGGATGCAATTATAGAATTAGACAAAGTTGTCGCTATCCTAAGCCGCAATCCCCAAATCAAAGTGCAGTTGTCGTCTTATACCGACTCGCGGGCTACGAAGGATTATAACGTTGGTTTGTCTGAGCGGCGATCAGCCTCAGCGCAAGCTTACCTAATCGATCACGGGATTGAACCCGGTAGATTAATTACAGCAAGCTTTGGCGAAAACAACCTGGTAAACCAATGCGCAGATGAGGTCACTTGTACAGAAGCGCAGCATCAACTCAATCGGCGAACAGAAATTACTGTGCTTAAATAA
- a CDS encoding LruC domain-containing protein → MKRLITCLLAITVFTISCKKDNNSVTPPIPTTGTKIAPDGFTFSTSNTVSLSLTLLDNSDNPLKGVVVSVYPASGAAAGTALFKGVTNQQGVLTGKIVVPAYFTQLIIDPSYIGLLHNAVANINNGSVTATIGGRAGYSGDIVPASINNSPSLTTNSTRQVNGLLGADYIYPTGYTSSTAFASPTNQGKPAYLEATGDNVPASLLSYINASLPENVAVTTNHPEYISSSAVHTLNVTAKSDVYVTFVSEGADYQNTLAYYTYNTSNPPSSAGGGTLLGGIDKITYVFPNASGYGSGGGLKSGDKVKLGNFAAGTTIAFVLIQNGWTGSGVNTNATKFYSQDSFNPESSSSLRQHNVCLYDNVHNLFVLGFEDLNRQNGGSDNDFNDLVIYATTNPTGGISATGVAAIDNGGDTDGDGVIDALDAYPNDPTRAYVVYYPSASTYATLAFEDNYPSKGDYDMNDLVLNYRYTFTSNAQNQFVDMKGEFNVVAAGASFKNGFGVQLPVPAAAVSSVTGQKQVSNYITFAANGVEAGQTNAVIIPFDNFDAVIKNQDNSFFINTLTNKDKVTGTPVNVAVTFAYPITATNVSINSINPFLISNLKRGYEVHLPGYLPTDKADKTLFGTADDNSSVAASRYYLSKENWPWAISFSQAFTYPLETIPINQAYPHFTDWAASGGTTYTDWYSNTSSGFRNTSNLYTK, encoded by the coding sequence ATGAAAAGATTGATTACGTGCCTTTTAGCAATAACTGTTTTCACCATCTCTTGTAAAAAGGATAATAACAGCGTAACACCGCCAATCCCAACAACGGGTACAAAAATAGCGCCCGATGGCTTCACTTTTAGTACTTCAAACACAGTGTCTCTAAGTTTGACGTTGCTTGACAATAGTGACAACCCGCTTAAAGGTGTGGTGGTAAGTGTTTATCCTGCTAGCGGAGCTGCTGCAGGCACTGCGTTGTTTAAAGGTGTAACCAACCAGCAAGGCGTACTCACGGGCAAAATAGTGGTTCCTGCATATTTCACTCAACTCATCATAGACCCGTCTTATATTGGTTTACTGCATAATGCCGTTGCAAACATTAACAATGGCAGCGTTACTGCAACAATAGGCGGCCGTGCAGGCTACAGCGGTGACATTGTACCGGCCTCTATAAACAATTCGCCGTCACTGACAACCAATTCTACCAGACAAGTAAATGGACTATTGGGTGCTGATTATATTTATCCAACAGGTTATACTTCATCAACGGCATTTGCAAGCCCTACAAATCAAGGCAAACCCGCGTATTTGGAAGCAACCGGCGACAATGTACCGGCATCGCTGCTTTCTTACATAAATGCGTCGCTGCCTGAAAACGTAGCCGTTACCACAAATCACCCGGAATATATTTCATCTTCCGCGGTTCATACACTTAATGTTACTGCTAAATCTGACGTGTATGTCACCTTTGTTTCTGAAGGTGCTGATTATCAAAATACATTAGCATATTATACCTACAACACCAGTAACCCGCCATCTTCTGCAGGGGGCGGTACCCTATTGGGTGGTATTGACAAGATTACATACGTTTTTCCTAATGCTTCCGGCTATGGTTCAGGTGGTGGCCTTAAATCGGGCGACAAAGTTAAACTGGGCAATTTCGCCGCAGGCACAACTATCGCATTCGTTTTGATCCAAAATGGCTGGACAGGCAGCGGTGTAAATACTAATGCCACGAAATTTTATAGTCAGGATTCATTTAACCCCGAAAGTAGCTCATCACTTCGCCAACATAATGTCTGCTTGTATGATAATGTCCACAACCTTTTCGTCTTAGGTTTTGAAGACTTAAATAGGCAGAATGGTGGTTCTGATAATGATTTTAATGACCTGGTGATCTATGCGACAACAAATCCAACCGGAGGCATATCTGCTACAGGCGTCGCCGCGATAGACAATGGTGGCGATACTGATGGCGATGGTGTTATTGACGCGCTTGATGCTTATCCTAACGACCCGACGAGAGCGTATGTGGTTTATTATCCGTCAGCAAGTACGTATGCTACGCTGGCATTCGAGGATAATTACCCGTCTAAAGGTGACTACGATATGAATGACCTGGTGCTAAACTATCGTTACACCTTCACTAGCAACGCGCAAAACCAATTTGTAGACATGAAAGGCGAGTTTAACGTAGTTGCTGCGGGCGCGTCTTTCAAAAACGGCTTTGGCGTGCAATTACCTGTTCCGGCTGCTGCTGTAAGTTCCGTAACAGGGCAAAAGCAAGTGAGCAATTATATCACCTTTGCGGCTAACGGTGTCGAGGCAGGGCAAACCAACGCGGTAATTATACCGTTCGACAACTTCGATGCGGTAATTAAAAACCAGGATAATTCGTTCTTCATAAACACGCTTACCAACAAGGATAAGGTTACAGGCACACCTGTTAATGTAGCCGTGACCTTTGCTTATCCAATTACGGCCACAAACGTTTCTATCAATTCCATCAATCCATTCCTGATCAGTAATTTAAAACGTGGCTATGAAGTTCACCTGCCGGGTTATTTGCCGACAGACAAAGCAGATAAAACTCTTTTCGGTACAGCTGACGATAACTCTTCTGTAGCGGCATCAAGATATTATCTATCTAAAGAGAACTGGCCATGGGCAATCAGTTTCAGCCAGGCATTTACCTATCCGCTGGAGACTATACCGATTAACCAGGCATACCCGCACTTTACAGATTGGGCTGCAAGTGGTGGGACAACTTATACGGATTGGTATTCTAACACCTCATCGGGATTCCGCAATACAAGCAATTTATATACGAAATAA
- a CDS encoding PorP/SprF family type IX secretion system membrane protein: MNAVKLHLIFIGLLLRFSASAQQTVQFSQYVFNGLAVNPAYAGYRDDWRLDISSRLQWTSFDGAPKTNTISADGTLGNSKNVGLGILVTNDRLGPENNSALYLNYAYHIRLDDLDSKRLSFGVGAGLVQYRIDGSLLSASDMTDANIPTGISTKLLPDFRLGVYYYSSSFYAGASVLNLLPINNSNNVFINQARTMYLTTGLMLNISPLIDMKPSILIKEDFKGPTNLDAAAFLIFDKRFWLGGAYSTGVTIWKKSNLQSGLDKNDMATAILAYSLTERFRIGYSYDFATSKLATAQSGSHEISLSVTIARKRPVILSPRFF; this comes from the coding sequence ATGAATGCGGTAAAATTGCATCTCATCTTTATAGGACTGCTCTTACGCTTTAGCGCATCGGCACAGCAAACTGTGCAGTTTAGCCAATATGTATTTAACGGGTTAGCAGTAAACCCTGCCTATGCAGGTTATCGCGATGACTGGCGTTTAGACATAAGTAGCCGCTTGCAATGGACAAGTTTTGACGGCGCACCGAAAACAAACACAATTTCTGCCGATGGCACTTTGGGTAACTCAAAGAACGTGGGCTTGGGCATTTTGGTGACCAACGACAGGTTAGGGCCCGAAAATAATTCGGCGTTATATTTAAACTACGCTTACCACATCCGTTTGGATGACCTAGATAGCAAACGCCTGAGCTTTGGCGTTGGTGCGGGCTTGGTTCAGTACCGTATCGATGGTTCGCTTTTAAGCGCCTCAGACATGACAGACGCCAACATCCCGACAGGAATCAGCACTAAGTTACTACCCGATTTTAGATTAGGGGTGTATTACTATTCATCTTCTTTTTATGCAGGGGCATCTGTGCTGAATTTGCTGCCCATCAATAACAGCAATAATGTATTTATAAATCAGGCACGGACGATGTACCTTACTACCGGGCTAATGCTGAACATATCGCCGCTGATAGACATGAAACCATCTATTCTTATTAAAGAAGATTTTAAGGGACCCACCAACCTCGATGCAGCGGCTTTTCTGATATTTGATAAGCGGTTTTGGTTAGGCGGCGCGTATAGTACCGGTGTAACTATCTGGAAGAAAAGTAATCTGCAAAGCGGCCTGGATAAGAATGATATGGCAACAGCAATACTTGCATACAGCTTGACAGAAAGGTTCAGGATCGGCTATTCGTATGATTTCGCTACGAGTAAACTGGCTACCGCGCAAAGTGGTTCTCATGAAATTTCTTTGAGTGTCACCATTGCTCGCAAGCGGCCGGTTATTTTAAGCCCAAGATTTTTTTAA